The following proteins come from a genomic window of Flavobacteriales bacterium:
- a CDS encoding 1-acyl-sn-glycerol-3-phosphate acyltransferase produces the protein MLYFFIPIVIYFVVFIVFPYKTLQITLRTIGKVIFNKKRIGYTIPKSGGALLIANHISHLDFILITLATKRKVYFVMYDKIYYHKAVHWLLKRLNMIPIAPTRPGSSDNNLKTFNERCHKIINSGNIVVIYPEGTVSRNGHLLEFKRGMEYIASGITAPIIPLHVYGANGSPFTFSLQKNDFFKFKLSNLRKQIIINVGKPLSNTTSAFQARQKVLELAAESAFYAHSNKYENFTNAIFKQKNNAVLLMNHSAPITAKELKISTIEFAKQLKQIVKQKGVAVVSMEDELKLIQTVLALSYLGKKSILIDPNDFNNYLSDLKNKYSNCITLTDNRSIIDGIDVNTFKLKTSFKSKFIALLPYLIFRITRMKRKSATSFSIGFRNFNNEELIIDQLSLTNINAFTESISNTHNIAQYGLTLNLKNTYSAIGFLTKIALPVMKGLSAIINHDRKSIAIANTLIGEQTQIEALYQNTLQKNWESIKYIITDYDLNKTIVSLLENQNTKIFKATGIEGIVGLLSINTPNYRGKDIAGKVLKQDGNIPSTFGRPVQGVAVKIVDPNDKTKELEANEKGLVLVKGPLVMHPTHNTPFTWVEVNLRGYLNQKGYLQLLVN, from the coding sequence TTTTCCATACAAAACACTTCAAATAACATTAAGAACTATAGGTAAGGTTATCTTCAATAAAAAAAGAATTGGATACACCATTCCTAAATCTGGAGGAGCTCTCCTTATTGCTAATCATATTTCTCATTTAGATTTTATTTTGATAACCTTAGCTACTAAACGTAAAGTTTACTTTGTAATGTATGATAAAATTTATTATCACAAAGCTGTTCATTGGCTACTAAAACGTTTAAACATGATACCAATTGCTCCTACTCGCCCTGGAAGCTCTGATAATAATTTAAAAACATTTAATGAAAGGTGTCATAAAATAATAAACAGCGGGAACATTGTTGTCATTTACCCCGAAGGAACGGTTTCAAGAAATGGCCACCTTTTAGAATTTAAAAGAGGGATGGAGTATATAGCTTCAGGTATTACAGCTCCCATAATTCCTCTACATGTATATGGAGCAAATGGTAGTCCATTCACTTTTTCTCTTCAAAAAAACGACTTCTTTAAATTCAAATTATCGAACTTAAGAAAACAAATTATCATTAATGTTGGTAAGCCACTTAGCAACACCACATCTGCATTTCAAGCTAGACAAAAAGTATTAGAATTAGCAGCTGAAAGTGCGTTTTATGCGCATTCAAATAAATACGAAAATTTTACTAATGCCATTTTTAAGCAAAAAAATAACGCGGTATTATTGATGAATCATTCCGCTCCTATTACAGCTAAGGAGCTTAAAATTAGCACTATTGAATTCGCTAAGCAACTTAAACAGATCGTTAAACAAAAAGGCGTTGCAGTAGTTTCTATGGAGGATGAGTTAAAACTAATCCAAACTGTTTTGGCCTTGAGTTATTTAGGAAAAAAAAGCATCTTAATTGATCCCAATGACTTCAATAACTATCTGAGTGATTTAAAAAATAAATACAGTAATTGCATAACATTAACAGATAACCGTTCTATCATTGACGGTATTGATGTGAATACATTCAAATTAAAAACGTCTTTTAAAAGTAAGTTCATTGCACTCCTCCCCTACCTAATCTTTCGAATTACTAGGATGAAAAGAAAATCTGCCACCAGCTTTTCAATTGGGTTTAGAAACTTTAACAATGAAGAGCTAATCATAGACCAACTATCTTTAACAAACATTAATGCTTTTACAGAAAGCATTTCCAACACACACAATATAGCGCAATACGGTTTAACACTTAACCTAAAAAACACCTATTCTGCTATTGGTTTTTTAACTAAAATAGCGCTTCCTGTAATGAAAGGCCTTTCTGCTATTATTAATCATGATAGAAAGAGTATAGCCATTGCAAACACGTTAATAGGGGAACAAACTCAAATTGAAGCATTATACCAAAATACATTGCAAAAAAACTGGGAAAGCATTAAATACATTATTACCGACTATGACCTCAACAAAACAATTGTATCATTATTAGAAAATCAAAACACGAAAATATTTAAAGCTACGGGAATAGAGGGAATTGTTGGCTTATTGAGTATCAACACTCCTAACTATAGAGGTAAAGATATCGCTGGGAAAGTGCTCAAACAAGACGGTAATATTCCCTCCACATTTGGCCGACCAGTTCAAGGAGTTGCTGTAAAAATCGTAGATCCTAATGACAAAACCAAAGAATTAGAAGCTAATGAAAAAGGGTTAGTTTTAGTAAAAGGTCCTCTAGTAATGCATCCTACACACAATACTCCCTTTACTTGGGTTGAGGTTAACTTAAGAGGTTACCTTAACCAAAAAGGATACTTACAACTACTCGTCAATTAA